The following coding sequences are from one Streptomyces venezuelae window:
- the eccB gene encoding type VII secretion protein EccB, with protein MASRRDELNAYTFAKKRTLAAFLQPSPTGSEEGAPRPLRAFLPSVITGVLVLAVFGAWGMFQPKAPPGWDAPGTRVIVGKDSTTRYVVLKTGKRTRLHPVLNLASARLLMNGADYKVIQVADSILDAGKPPRGPIIGIPYAPDRLPSSDEAGKTKRWAVCEQPGSGGRTTQEATFVLADREADKMDGSRRLRKGEVLYVKTRSGARHLVDAAGVSYEVKGSEGDLLADALVGPTREPQLVTKEWLATLHRGSPIAFPQLPASVGDPADASGQLSPEENRVGMVLKAETGEGTKHFVVLPGKVQPITEFTAWLLINSRQTAELNMDGQARTVGLQDFVSADGTFEGEAAQWPRHRPVQVNGGTSGSGRDTVCSVLRNVDEQGGTTLSTWAGPKYPADIVAGGTSTYVTPGTGLLYTQVRGTQTKTGSLFLVTDTGLRYAVQANGDSDSEKSDIGADDKPQTTDGSPEPSEAQVKLGYKNVRPAKVPLSWSDFLAKGPRLDTNSARQPQGS; from the coding sequence ATGGCATCACGGCGGGACGAGCTCAACGCGTACACCTTCGCGAAGAAGCGGACGTTGGCGGCATTTCTCCAGCCCTCGCCGACGGGTTCCGAAGAGGGGGCGCCGCGTCCTCTTCGTGCCTTCCTGCCGAGTGTGATCACGGGTGTCCTCGTCCTCGCCGTGTTCGGTGCCTGGGGGATGTTCCAGCCCAAGGCGCCGCCCGGGTGGGACGCGCCGGGCACCCGCGTGATCGTGGGCAAGGATTCGACGACGCGGTACGTCGTACTGAAGACCGGCAAGAGGACACGTCTGCACCCCGTCCTCAATCTGGCCTCCGCGCGCCTGCTGATGAACGGCGCCGATTACAAGGTCATCCAGGTCGCCGACAGCATCCTCGACGCGGGCAAGCCACCGCGCGGCCCCATCATCGGCATCCCCTACGCCCCCGACCGGCTCCCGTCCTCCGACGAGGCCGGCAAGACCAAGCGGTGGGCGGTCTGCGAGCAGCCGGGGTCCGGCGGCCGTACGACGCAGGAGGCGACGTTCGTCCTCGCCGACCGGGAGGCGGACAAGATGGACGGCTCCCGGCGGCTCCGCAAAGGCGAGGTGCTGTACGTGAAGACGCGCTCGGGAGCACGCCACCTGGTGGACGCGGCCGGAGTGTCGTACGAGGTCAAGGGCTCCGAGGGGGACCTCCTTGCGGACGCGCTGGTGGGGCCCACCAGGGAGCCGCAGCTGGTGACCAAGGAGTGGCTCGCCACGCTGCACCGCGGCAGCCCGATCGCCTTCCCGCAGCTGCCCGCCAGTGTGGGGGACCCGGCCGACGCCTCGGGCCAGTTGTCGCCGGAGGAGAACCGGGTCGGCATGGTCCTGAAGGCGGAGACGGGAGAGGGCACCAAACACTTCGTGGTGCTGCCGGGCAAGGTCCAGCCGATCACCGAATTCACCGCCTGGCTCCTGATCAACTCGCGGCAGACGGCGGAACTGAACATGGACGGTCAGGCCCGCACCGTCGGCCTCCAGGACTTCGTGTCCGCCGACGGCACCTTCGAGGGCGAGGCCGCACAGTGGCCGCGGCACCGCCCCGTCCAGGTCAACGGCGGGACCAGCGGCAGCGGCCGGGACACCGTGTGCAGTGTGCTGCGGAACGTGGACGAACAGGGGGGTACGACGCTGAGTACCTGGGCGGGCCCGAAGTACCCCGCCGACATCGTCGCCGGCGGCACGAGCACGTACGTGACACCCGGAACGGGCCTGCTTTACACCCAGGTCCGCGGTACGCAGACGAAGACCGGCTCACTCTTTCTCGTGACGGACACAGGCCTGCGGTACGCCGTACAGGCCAACGGCGACAGCGACAGCGAGAAGTCCGACATCGGCGCGGACGACAAGCCACAGACGACCGACGGCAGCCCCGAACCCAGCGAGGCACAGGTCAAGCTCGGCTACAAGAACGTACGGCCCGCCAAAGTCCCCCTGTCCTGGTCGGACTTCCTCGCGAAGGGGCCCCGCCTCGACACCAACAGCGCCCGACAGCCCCAGGGGTCCTGA
- the mycP gene encoding type VII secretion-associated serine protease mycosin: MPPTKRVLLVGAALVTAAGAVAPAAAVDDAGPRPRAPMHLTGDGACQIPAEQIKGRPWPLQRVLLDELWQDGKKGKGIRVAVIDTGVDDKNPQLTDAVDARAGRDYLTKGKGADPTKDEVGHGTKVAGIIAARPHKGTGFVGIAPASTIIPIRQNDADNSGDSDTMAQAIDHAVAKGADVINISQDTTKPLSRTSVLAKAVRDALAADVVVVASAGNDGLDGKVKNTYPAAFDGVLAVASSDRNNERASFSQPGDFVDVAAPGVDIVSTVPGGGQCTDNGTSFSSPFVAGVAALLKSRHPDWSPAQIATRIEQTAERSINGHDNYVGWGVIDPVRALTTSDTTSPATSPTPDPGVSKAPPPDTAAFSLAETSQERSERYATYTVGITVVVVAVIAGAAAALREARRRRNLRA; encoded by the coding sequence GTGCCGCCGACGAAGAGAGTCCTGCTGGTCGGGGCCGCCCTGGTGACAGCCGCGGGCGCGGTTGCCCCCGCGGCGGCCGTCGACGACGCGGGCCCACGCCCGCGCGCACCGATGCACCTCACCGGCGACGGCGCGTGCCAGATCCCCGCCGAGCAGATCAAGGGCCGTCCCTGGCCGCTGCAGCGCGTGCTGCTCGACGAGTTGTGGCAGGACGGGAAGAAGGGCAAGGGCATCCGGGTCGCGGTCATCGACACCGGGGTGGACGACAAGAACCCGCAGCTCACCGATGCGGTGGATGCCCGCGCGGGGCGCGACTACCTGACGAAGGGCAAGGGAGCGGACCCCACGAAGGACGAGGTCGGGCACGGCACGAAGGTCGCGGGCATCATCGCGGCCCGCCCGCACAAGGGAACGGGCTTTGTCGGCATCGCCCCGGCCTCGACCATCATTCCGATCCGGCAGAACGACGCCGACAACAGCGGCGACTCCGACACCATGGCGCAGGCCATCGACCACGCGGTCGCCAAAGGCGCCGACGTCATCAACATCTCCCAGGACACGACGAAGCCGTTGTCCCGCACCTCGGTCCTGGCCAAGGCGGTACGTGACGCTCTCGCCGCCGATGTCGTGGTGGTCGCCTCCGCGGGGAACGACGGCTTGGACGGCAAGGTGAAGAACACCTATCCCGCGGCCTTCGACGGAGTGCTCGCGGTCGCGTCGTCCGACCGCAACAACGAACGAGCATCCTTCTCCCAGCCGGGCGACTTCGTCGACGTGGCGGCGCCCGGCGTGGACATCGTCTCCACCGTCCCCGGCGGGGGTCAGTGCACGGACAACGGCACGAGTTTCTCGTCCCCCTTCGTCGCAGGCGTGGCAGCTCTCCTCAAATCCCGCCACCCGGACTGGAGTCCCGCACAGATCGCCACGCGGATCGAGCAGACGGCGGAGCGCTCCATCAACGGCCACGACAACTACGTCGGCTGGGGCGTGATCGACCCCGTACGAGCCCTCACCACCTCCGACACCACCTCACCCGCGACCTCGCCGACCCCGGACCCCGGCGTGTCGAAGGCCCCGCCCCCGGACACGGCGGCTTTCTCGCTCGCCGAGACCTCGCAGGAACGGTCCGAGCGATACGCGACGTACACGGTCGGCATCACCGTGGTCGTGGTGGCGGTGATCGCGGGCGCGGCGGCGGCCCTCCGCGAGGCCCGCAGAAGAAGAAACCTCAGGGCATGA
- a CDS encoding WXG100 family type VII secretion target, with product MSVDYSNDDLTKLADRIRNFHMDVSKRVTSLNTVVDMIQAGWKGAAGKEFDTLQRGVNQHLKKLQDNLVDLEDVMRMSVKGFDSHEQERIAQIRKVDNSYEVPSRIVDHA from the coding sequence ATGAGCGTCGATTACAGCAATGACGATCTGACCAAACTGGCGGACAGGATCCGCAACTTCCACATGGATGTGAGCAAGCGTGTCACCTCGCTGAACACGGTCGTGGACATGATCCAGGCCGGCTGGAAGGGCGCGGCGGGCAAGGAGTTCGACACCCTGCAGCGTGGCGTGAACCAGCACCTGAAAAAGCTTCAGGACAACCTCGTCGACCTCGAAGACGTGATGCGAATGAGCGTCAAGGGCTTCGACAGCCACGAGCAGGAGCGCATCGCGCAGATCCGCAAGGTGGACAACTCGTACGAGGTGCCGAGCCGGATCGTCGACCACGCCTGA
- a CDS encoding WXG100 family type VII secretion target, translating to MSDNFDRTAVNYDTVTTAATDVRNNARSMDEGLETLMREVARVAESWEGEAKTAYHGIQRQSEAEMNAMVHKLHRIAGLLDESVVGYSDTDKGNAARFRMLS from the coding sequence ATGTCGGACAACTTCGACCGCACAGCAGTGAATTACGACACCGTCACGACGGCGGCCACCGATGTGCGGAACAACGCCAGGAGCATGGACGAGGGTCTTGAGACTCTCATGCGCGAGGTGGCGCGAGTGGCCGAGAGCTGGGAGGGCGAGGCCAAGACCGCGTACCACGGCATTCAGCGGCAGAGCGAGGCCGAGATGAACGCGATGGTGCACAAGCTCCACCGCATCGCCGGCCTCCTGGACGAGTCCGTCGTCGGCTACAGCGACACGGACAAGGGGAACGCGGCGCGCTTCCGCATGCTGAGCTGA
- a CDS encoding DUF397 domain-containing protein, with amino-acid sequence MGEGLDEDVRARKEREKDELYALDISGIEWHSAPGTEEAEERVEIAYLPEGAVAMRSSLDTGTVLRYTAAEWRAFVLGARDGEFDLEPTTRNGGLPADDGADAVG; translated from the coding sequence ATGGGCGAGGGACTGGATGAGGACGTCAGGGCGCGTAAGGAGCGGGAGAAGGACGAGCTCTACGCGCTTGATATCTCCGGCATCGAGTGGCACAGCGCGCCCGGCACGGAGGAGGCCGAGGAGCGCGTCGAGATCGCTTACCTGCCCGAGGGGGCCGTTGCCATGCGGTCGTCGCTCGATACAGGGACCGTGCTCCGGTACACCGCGGCCGAGTGGCGGGCTTTCGTGCTCGGGGCGCGGGACGGGGAGTTCGATCTGGAGCCGACGACGCGGAACGGTGGGCTGCCGGCGGATGACGGGGCCGACGCCGTCGGGTGA
- a CDS encoding DUF6571 family protein, with amino-acid sequence MLDYETLLHANFSELSQAVAKWSKLPEKFRKISTQYSNTVEKGLQGSDWDGEAAAAAVEKLKYVERQIDHAADEAQDVHKLFDDAYEVFTHAQTRLRTIKRDIDKDEYLSIRPDGEVYMDPPKDFPPDQLGMLNKSYRETIQAYRGNIQTHINAAQEADEALAWVLNQDHNGRKKGFDSNAYHSIADAKKGREKVLRDLKELEELTGAKSELALAGAHDSLDTATLKRVNAIFAHHEGDPYFAEKFATRTGAKGTLELWTRIADRKQFGDDQTKISAQIQKSLGYTLATASHSDSDAMGRWKKDMIELGHKPVTYLDMSTSSTTEGPRGFQVMSSLMRHGEYDKGFLDKYGDKLISFEKDSKEKPTDLWNHDVFLNFGSGTDHGLDPMAGYMEALGHNPEAAKERFYSKGWEDHDKLDADLKYMLKDREWPDGNPLAQNKRGFGYDELGHALEAATLGAPYDRPDLGLHRDETTANIMSQVVHTVAQDQNFLENKTGLGNSLAKMGAGYMDDLNWAVSNFTQGEDGQSLRDKAFNHDDSGKHIGLKHETASAFLANVGQHAGNYEILSAAQREYTVSALKAHEAPDAVLGTAIETGAKTHGILDQARVSEINKVYGEATDAANQKLAEAAEWKKFGVSQGVGLGVGLAVLPFGGPTTSAAVAFAVPSLVESLGGAIETSQSNAIDREVAKQEADFDHKEVMTKSEFVNAGRARSGDPLEAYVAAHPNVEGTDWHTDMRRNIELKYNAGDNETDQTDAD; translated from the coding sequence ATGCTGGACTATGAAACGCTGCTACACGCGAACTTCTCCGAACTTTCCCAGGCCGTTGCCAAGTGGAGCAAGCTTCCTGAAAAGTTCAGGAAGATCAGCACACAGTACAGCAATACGGTAGAAAAAGGCCTGCAAGGATCTGACTGGGATGGCGAAGCCGCAGCAGCCGCCGTGGAGAAGCTCAAGTACGTGGAACGGCAGATCGATCACGCCGCCGACGAGGCCCAGGACGTACACAAGCTATTCGACGATGCGTATGAGGTTTTCACCCATGCGCAAACGCGGCTGCGCACGATCAAGCGAGATATCGACAAAGACGAGTATCTGTCGATTCGGCCCGACGGTGAAGTCTATATGGACCCGCCGAAGGATTTCCCACCGGACCAGCTGGGAATGCTCAATAAGAGCTATCGGGAAACCATCCAAGCTTACCGAGGTAATATTCAGACACACATCAATGCCGCTCAAGAGGCCGATGAGGCCTTGGCGTGGGTGCTCAATCAAGACCACAATGGGCGCAAGAAGGGGTTCGACTCCAACGCGTACCACAGCATCGCCGACGCCAAGAAGGGGCGCGAAAAGGTTCTGCGCGACCTCAAGGAACTCGAGGAACTCACCGGCGCGAAGAGTGAACTCGCGCTCGCCGGCGCGCACGACTCTCTGGACACGGCCACCCTGAAGAGGGTCAATGCGATCTTCGCTCACCACGAGGGTGATCCCTATTTCGCAGAGAAATTTGCAACCCGCACCGGCGCCAAAGGAACTCTGGAACTGTGGACCCGGATTGCCGACCGGAAACAGTTTGGCGACGATCAGACCAAGATCTCCGCTCAGATTCAGAAGTCCCTTGGCTACACTTTGGCCACCGCCTCACACTCGGATAGCGATGCCATGGGTCGATGGAAAAAGGACATGATCGAGCTTGGCCACAAGCCTGTCACATATCTCGATATGAGCACCTCGTCGACCACCGAGGGACCTCGAGGTTTTCAGGTAATGAGCAGCTTGATGCGCCATGGTGAATACGATAAGGGCTTCCTCGACAAGTACGGCGACAAGCTGATTTCTTTTGAGAAGGACAGCAAGGAGAAGCCGACAGATCTATGGAACCATGACGTTTTCCTGAACTTCGGTTCTGGAACCGACCATGGACTGGATCCTATGGCTGGCTACATGGAAGCGCTCGGACATAACCCGGAGGCTGCGAAGGAGAGGTTCTACTCCAAAGGTTGGGAAGATCACGACAAGCTCGACGCAGACCTCAAATATATGCTCAAGGACCGCGAATGGCCGGATGGGAACCCACTCGCTCAGAATAAGCGCGGTTTTGGGTATGACGAACTCGGTCATGCGCTGGAGGCGGCAACGCTGGGGGCACCCTACGACCGCCCGGATCTGGGTCTCCACCGAGACGAAACCACTGCCAATATCATGTCGCAGGTCGTCCACACCGTTGCACAGGACCAAAACTTCCTGGAAAATAAAACCGGCCTCGGTAACAGCCTCGCCAAAATGGGAGCTGGTTACATGGACGATCTCAACTGGGCCGTATCAAACTTTACGCAGGGTGAAGACGGGCAGAGTCTGCGCGATAAGGCGTTCAATCATGACGATTCAGGCAAGCACATCGGGCTGAAGCACGAGACGGCTTCCGCCTTTTTGGCCAATGTCGGTCAACATGCCGGGAACTATGAAATTCTCTCCGCCGCGCAGCGTGAGTACACCGTGAGCGCACTCAAAGCCCATGAGGCGCCTGATGCGGTACTGGGAACTGCAATCGAGACCGGCGCCAAAACGCATGGAATTCTGGACCAAGCCCGCGTGAGCGAGATCAATAAAGTTTACGGCGAGGCCACAGACGCAGCCAATCAGAAGCTTGCCGAGGCAGCCGAGTGGAAGAAGTTCGGAGTAAGTCAAGGTGTTGGCCTGGGAGTTGGGCTAGCTGTTCTACCCTTTGGTGGGCCCACCACGTCCGCCGCGGTGGCATTTGCAGTGCCCAGCCTCGTAGAAAGCCTTGGGGGCGCAATCGAAACGAGTCAGAGCAACGCCATCGACCGGGAGGTGGCCAAGCAAGAGGCCGACTTCGACCACAAGGAAGTGATGACCAAGAGCGAGTTCGTGAACGCAGGCAGGGCACGATCAGGTGACCCTCTGGAAGCATATGTCGCGGCGCATCCGAACGTGGAGGGGACCGACTGGCACACGGATATGCGGAGAAATATTGAATTGAAGTACAACGCGGGTGACAACGAGACGGACCAGACCGATGCGGATTAA
- the mycP gene encoding type VII secretion-associated serine protease mycosin — MPISRKSIVLSKVALSAALGFLLTSVAATPAHADSVRSRQWHLDAMRADEMWETSTGRGITVAVIDSGVDGTIADLRGQVLDGRDFSSLAGDEHTDDANHGTGTAALIAGTGARGGRAGSFGLAPDSKILPIRMSYGSERSRQGAQLSGYSRDMAKAIRYAADSRAQILNISMAAANHRGFKNVDTPELTAAVKYALSKGKLIFAGVGNDAAKGNPLMYPAATPGVVGVGAIDRKIKRTKESQWGPQVDMVAPGDDIWNACTGGTKVCSGSGTSASTALASASAALIWSKHPDWTNNQVLRVMINTMQGNDEGWSRDDSVGYGAVRPRVALKNPGDPGPADKYPLPDLAAAVKSPAPKVSETSGAPESIQENELAAPAPAKDDDNSALWISMGLGAAMLAGTAVIVARVRSRQRDSTQRDSFTTAPSQPAGPDSHSSPPYGPPSGPDQMHRPH; from the coding sequence ATGCCCATCAGTCGGAAGAGCATCGTCCTCTCCAAGGTCGCTCTGTCAGCGGCACTGGGATTCCTCTTGACGAGCGTCGCGGCGACGCCTGCGCACGCCGACAGTGTTCGTTCCCGCCAGTGGCACCTTGACGCCATGCGGGCCGATGAGATGTGGGAGACCAGCACCGGTCGTGGGATCACCGTCGCAGTCATCGACTCCGGAGTCGATGGAACGATCGCCGACCTGCGTGGTCAGGTGTTGGACGGGAGGGACTTCTCCAGCCTTGCGGGAGACGAGCACACGGACGATGCCAACCACGGCACTGGCACAGCGGCCCTCATCGCGGGAACAGGCGCTCGAGGCGGGAGGGCGGGCTCATTCGGCCTGGCTCCGGACTCCAAGATCTTGCCCATCAGGATGTCCTACGGGTCCGAGCGCTCCCGGCAGGGGGCACAACTGTCGGGCTACTCCCGTGACATGGCGAAGGCCATTCGCTACGCCGCAGATTCACGGGCTCAGATCCTGAACATTTCCATGGCGGCAGCCAACCATCGTGGCTTCAAGAATGTGGACACTCCCGAACTGACGGCTGCGGTCAAGTACGCGCTCAGCAAAGGGAAGCTGATCTTTGCCGGGGTCGGCAATGACGCCGCCAAGGGCAACCCACTGATGTACCCGGCGGCGACTCCTGGCGTGGTCGGAGTCGGCGCGATCGACCGCAAGATCAAGCGGACCAAGGAATCGCAATGGGGCCCGCAGGTCGACATGGTGGCGCCCGGGGACGACATCTGGAACGCGTGCACCGGCGGCACCAAGGTATGCAGCGGTAGCGGGACCAGCGCGAGTACGGCCCTCGCCTCCGCCTCCGCCGCCCTCATCTGGTCCAAGCACCCCGACTGGACGAACAACCAGGTCCTGCGGGTCATGATCAACACGATGCAGGGCAACGACGAGGGGTGGAGCCGGGACGACTCGGTCGGATATGGGGCGGTGCGACCTCGTGTCGCACTCAAGAACCCGGGTGATCCCGGGCCGGCCGACAAGTACCCGTTGCCGGACCTGGCAGCGGCGGTCAAGTCACCCGCGCCCAAGGTGTCTGAGACCAGCGGTGCCCCAGAGAGCATTCAGGAGAACGAGTTGGCTGCGCCAGCGCCGGCGAAAGACGACGACAACAGCGCTCTCTGGATCTCTATGGGTCTCGGCGCCGCCATGCTCGCCGGAACCGCGGTCATCGTTGCTCGCGTCCGCTCACGACAACGTGACTCCACACAGCGCGATTCTTTCACCACCGCTCCGTCGCAGCCCGCGGGGCCGGACTCTCACTCCTCTCCACCCTACGGTCCACCGTCGGGCCCAGATCAGATGCATCGACCTCACTGA